A stretch of Paenibacillus sp. URB8-2 DNA encodes these proteins:
- the ureG gene encoding urease accessory protein UreG — protein MCQGQGHHHQDWSQPVFGGARPIRIGIGGPVGSGKTALVERVARELGDKYSLAVITNDIYTKEDARILLDTGVLPEDRVIGVETGGCPHTAIREDASMNFEAVEELEGRFSDLSMILIESGGDNLAAAFSPELVDRFIYIIDVAQGEKIPRKGGPGIMRSDLLIINKTDLAPHVGASLKVMEEDTKRMRGEQPYVFSNLLGGDGLNEIVSWIEHELLHAHKIEHDHA, from the coding sequence ATGTGCCAAGGGCAAGGACATCATCACCAGGATTGGTCACAACCGGTATTCGGCGGGGCGCGTCCGATTCGAATTGGGATCGGCGGCCCTGTGGGTTCGGGTAAAACCGCATTAGTGGAACGGGTTGCGCGCGAATTGGGAGACAAATACAGCCTTGCTGTCATTACCAACGATATTTATACCAAAGAGGATGCACGCATCCTGCTGGATACCGGAGTCCTTCCGGAGGACCGGGTCATCGGCGTAGAAACGGGCGGCTGTCCCCATACGGCGATCCGGGAAGATGCTTCCATGAATTTTGAAGCGGTTGAGGAATTGGAAGGGCGCTTCTCCGATCTGTCCATGATTTTGATTGAAAGCGGAGGGGACAATCTGGCGGCGGCCTTCAGCCCGGAGTTGGTGGATCGTTTTATTTATATTATTGATGTAGCTCAAGGCGAAAAAATCCCCAGAAAAGGCGGACCCGGCATTATGCGTTCAGACCTTCTTATCATTAACAAGACGGACCTTGCTCCCCATGTCGGCGCAAGCCTGAAGGTGATGGAAGAAGATACGAAACGGATGCGGGGCGAACAACCTTATGTATTCTCCAATCTATTGGGCGGCGACGGTCTAAATGAAATTGTCTCCTGGATTGAGCATGAACTTCTTCACGCTCATAAAATCGAACATGATCACGCCTGA
- a CDS encoding urease accessory protein UreD has protein sequence MIMDASPGMLEGDRYEFDWEAEEGAHLSLTNQGFTKVHPGSPEKGSSMASRFLLAPNACIENMMKPIMLYKDASFENETTVNLGVGAVWMQGEVLCPGRTARGESFLYRKLDNRLKVYYEGELIHYQRQRILPEAQQIYSIGAWENHSHIGTFHVFSDKVTPDLLVKIRNALEEAPSRTDCPAYAGAALTYRHGIAVTAASSSAWILQEWLQLIREIVRGDLLEPLPLLWSNGLL, from the coding sequence ATGATAATGGACGCATCCCCCGGGATGCTGGAGGGCGACCGTTATGAATTCGATTGGGAAGCGGAAGAAGGCGCGCATCTTTCCCTCACGAACCAGGGGTTTACAAAGGTTCATCCCGGCAGCCCGGAGAAAGGCTCATCCATGGCCAGCAGATTCCTTCTCGCGCCTAATGCCTGCATAGAAAATATGATGAAGCCGATTATGCTTTACAAGGACGCCTCCTTTGAGAACGAAACCACGGTGAATCTTGGAGTGGGGGCGGTCTGGATGCAGGGGGAAGTGCTGTGCCCGGGAAGGACTGCGCGTGGAGAGAGCTTCCTTTACCGCAAATTGGATAACCGGCTTAAGGTTTACTATGAAGGGGAGTTGATCCATTACCAACGGCAGCGGATCCTTCCGGAAGCCCAGCAGATCTATTCCATAGGCGCTTGGGAGAATCATAGCCATATCGGAACGTTTCATGTATTTTCAGATAAGGTTACACCGGACCTATTGGTGAAAATAAGGAATGCATTAGAAGAAGCGCCATCCCGGACGGACTGTCCTGCTTATGCCGGAGCTGCGTTAACCTACCGGCACGGTATCGCTGTAACAGCAGCTTCCTCTTCTGCATGGATTCTTCAGGAATGGCTGCAGTTGATTCGTGAAATTGTACGCGGGGACCTACTGGAACCTTTGCCACTCCTTTGGAGCAATGGCTTGCTCTAA
- a CDS encoding alpha/beta hydrolase codes for MPNYIFELSDKVTRRSVSYNNRFGIKIAADLYLPKDFDESKKHAAIIIGAPYGGVKEQGSGIYAQNMAERGFVALAFDPSYNGYSSGEPRHLSSADLFVEDFSAAVDFAGTRPFVDRNQIGVIGMCGSGGFAISAAQVDRRIKAIATISMYDISRAQASGFKDSFTEEDRNRILDAIAEQRYADFEGNPPVLTDRGSPIGFDENTNPIGREFGEFYSTPRGYHPNSITQFTVTSSMSFMNFPLLTYIKSISPRPILFIIGEHAHSRYFSEDACKLAAEPKELYIVPNAGHVDLYDRTEFIPSEKLEAFFTENLK; via the coding sequence ATGCCAAATTATATTTTTGAGTTAAGCGATAAGGTAACAAGAAGATCAGTTTCTTATAACAACCGGTTTGGAATAAAAATTGCGGCAGATCTCTACTTGCCAAAAGACTTTGATGAGTCCAAGAAACACGCAGCCATTATTATAGGTGCCCCCTATGGTGGTGTTAAAGAGCAGGGTTCGGGTATTTATGCTCAAAACATGGCAGAGCGTGGTTTTGTGGCTCTTGCATTTGACCCATCGTACAACGGATACAGTAGCGGAGAGCCACGGCACCTTTCTTCGGCTGATCTGTTTGTAGAAGATTTCAGCGCAGCCGTTGATTTTGCGGGTACGCGTCCATTTGTAGATCGAAATCAAATTGGTGTAATCGGTATGTGCGGGAGCGGTGGTTTTGCGATCAGTGCAGCACAGGTAGACAGACGCATCAAGGCTATCGCCACGATCAGCATGTATGATATCTCCCGTGCGCAAGCGAGCGGCTTTAAGGACTCGTTCACCGAAGAAGATCGCAACAGAATACTCGATGCAATTGCTGAGCAGCGCTACGCAGATTTTGAGGGCAACCCGCCAGTGCTGACCGATCGGGGATCACCTATTGGATTTGACGAAAATACAAACCCTATTGGTCGCGAGTTTGGCGAGTTCTATTCTACGCCTCGCGGGTACCACCCAAACTCAATTACTCAATTTACCGTGACAAGCAGCATGTCATTTATGAACTTCCCTCTGCTTACGTACATTAAATCGATTTCGCCGAGACCCATTTTGTTCATCATTGGTGAGCACGCTCACTCACGGTACTTTAGTGAAGATGCTTGCAAATTGGCGGCAGAACCCAAAGAGCTGTACATTGTTCCAAATGCAGGACACGTTGATCTGTACGACAGAACGGAGTTTATTCCATCCGAGAAGCTGGAAGCATTCTTTACCGAGAATTTAAAGTAG
- a CDS encoding TetR/AcrR family transcriptional regulator, translated as MAKVDRRIVRTQEAIKKAFLELMSEKNFDSITIQDISDRANINRATVYLHYLDKFDLLDKIIEEHINNMVKLCELEVEMDWIESTVHCMEYLESNYLFFSTMLASGGAPYFRSRFVQHNIEEFKKEVDITKGKNLGQSEDVVVEFVANAYVGVVEWWLKNGMPYPAKEMAEKVGDLLERII; from the coding sequence ATGGCAAAAGTGGATAGAAGAATTGTTAGGACTCAAGAGGCTATTAAAAAAGCATTTCTTGAATTGATGTCAGAAAAAAATTTCGATAGCATTACCATTCAGGATATCTCTGATCGGGCAAATATTAACCGTGCAACGGTTTATCTTCATTACTTGGATAAATTTGACCTGTTGGACAAGATCATAGAAGAACATATCAATAACATGGTTAAACTTTGTGAGTTGGAAGTAGAAATGGATTGGATTGAATCGACTGTTCACTGCATGGAATATCTTGAAAGTAATTATTTATTTTTTTCAACGATGTTGGCGAGTGGAGGAGCTCCGTATTTTCGCAGCCGGTTTGTTCAACATAATATCGAAGAGTTCAAAAAGGAAGTGGATATAACAAAAGGCAAAAATTTAGGTCAAAGCGAAGATGTAGTTGTCGAATTTGTTGCAAATGCTTACGTAGGTGTAGTGGAGTGGTGGCTAAAAAATGGCATGCCTTATCCAGCGAAGGAAATGGCAGAAAAAGTGGGGGATCTATTAGAGAGGATTATATAG
- a CDS encoding isochorismatase family protein gives MEELLFHFPQTALIVIDLQKWLGTRYAPHSAEQVVSRAASMVKAFRDAGAFVGLVRVSSKDFKDMPRPLLDQAPPAMNLPPGWDEIVPEIGVTDTDHVITKRQWGAFHATDLDQQLRRRGITTIVLCGIASGIGVDTTAREAFAHGYQVIFAIDAMTGLSEAEHEHVRSVIFPRLGRIRTTADILACASLQSSAPE, from the coding sequence ATGGAAGAATTATTATTTCATTTTCCTCAGACAGCCTTAATCGTAATTGATTTGCAAAAATGGCTTGGAACCCGCTATGCCCCTCATTCAGCTGAGCAAGTCGTCAGCCGTGCCGCCTCCATGGTAAAGGCGTTCCGAGATGCAGGTGCATTCGTGGGGCTCGTGCGCGTATCCAGCAAGGACTTCAAGGATATGCCGCGTCCTTTGCTGGACCAGGCTCCTCCTGCAATGAACCTGCCACCCGGCTGGGATGAAATTGTGCCAGAGATCGGTGTCACGGACACCGACCACGTGATTACAAAGCGCCAATGGGGTGCCTTCCATGCGACGGACCTGGATCAGCAGTTGCGCCGGCGCGGCATTACGACGATCGTCCTTTGCGGCATTGCCTCAGGTATTGGTGTGGATACCACAGCGCGAGAAGCCTTCGCCCACGGGTATCAGGTGATTTTTGCGATAGACGCTATGACCGGCTTAAGTGAGGCGGAGCATGAGCATGTACGTTCCGTGATCTTCCCGCGGCTTGGCAGAATTCGCACGACGGCGGACATTCTAGCCTGTGCCTCCCTTCAGTCTTCGGCTCCTGAATAA